The Chlamydiales bacterium STE3 genome includes a region encoding these proteins:
- a CDS encoding hypothetical protein (Product derived from UniProtKB/Swiss-Prot:Q9Z8F4;Uncharacterized protein CPn_0389/CP_0366/CPj0389/CpB0400) codes for MKFKKFAILFFTFFTMANLQAGVVEDWLNYLWKGENSKPPAIKILVVHDQPGVVLEVKGKYQIFDPKNNNHVTTRFMGKRKFVQAQNDGLKWGEGFPGIHQIKIVPDDTLTTTSIDGVEYKGSIYVYDVGGTISVVNEVDIEDYLKAVLATQFENSSPEEELSAIAITARTNAAFQAQNPKNTFWDVEASKVGYEGQTHATSQGYAIKKAIDNTRYMVMQKDGALFPAVWGTATGGKVNREKVTFSRITLFEAEEMAKKGDNAAKILEKAFPEAKLKLIYAS; via the coding sequence ATGAAGTTTAAAAAGTTTGCAATATTGTTCTTTACATTTTTCACTATGGCTAATCTTCAAGCTGGGGTTGTTGAGGATTGGCTTAATTATTTATGGAAAGGGGAGAACTCTAAACCTCCTGCGATCAAAATCCTTGTCGTTCATGATCAGCCTGGTGTTGTTCTTGAGGTAAAAGGAAAATACCAGATTTTTGATCCAAAAAATAATAATCATGTCACAACTCGATTCATGGGCAAGCGCAAGTTTGTGCAGGCTCAAAATGATGGTTTAAAATGGGGCGAAGGGTTTCCCGGTATTCATCAAATTAAAATTGTTCCAGATGACACGCTTACAACCACGTCAATTGATGGCGTAGAATATAAAGGATCTATCTACGTCTATGACGTTGGTGGTACCATTAGTGTAGTTAATGAAGTAGATATCGAAGATTATCTAAAAGCGGTTCTTGCTACACAGTTTGAAAATAGTTCTCCTGAAGAAGAGCTCTCTGCTATTGCTATTACAGCACGCACTAATGCAGCTTTTCAAGCGCAGAATCCTAAAAACACATTTTGGGATGTAGAAGCCAGCAAAGTTGGCTATGAGGGCCAAACACACGCCACTTCTCAAGGGTATGCTATTAAAAAGGCAATCGATAATACCCGCTACATGGTCATGCAAAAAGATGGTGCTTTATTCCCTGCTGTGTGGGGAACTGCTACCGGTGGTAAAGTGAATCGGGAAAAAGTTACTTTTTCTCGAATTACCCTTTTTGAAGCAGAAGAGATGGCTAAAAAAGGAGATAATGCTGCTAAGATTTTGGAAAAAGCATTTCCTGAAGCCAAGCTCAAACTCATTTATGCATCTTGA
- a CDS encoding hypothetical protein (Product derived from UniProtKB/Trembl:Q6MCR2) has translation MKERVVEFLDRIFAVVGAFFFSQIPQFYQQYTTLLAGHLAELNFQIELMENAAKSTGKTLTQLIQKFLASTDVDFHNQGVLMNTTFERWSSFNEAMLALKNASFFNRPFVFSKHFNWQVFKETIEQFTIGFSFTPESILYGIVGIFFGYLLFQLLSRGLFRLKKVSSESKTTHS, from the coding sequence ATGAAAGAGAGGGTAGTCGAATTTTTAGACCGCATCTTTGCCGTGGTAGGTGCCTTCTTTTTTTCGCAAATTCCTCAATTTTACCAACAATACACAACCCTCCTCGCAGGACATTTAGCAGAGCTTAACTTTCAGATTGAATTGATGGAGAATGCTGCAAAATCGACTGGTAAAACCCTCACACAACTTATCCAGAAGTTTTTAGCATCAACAGATGTTGATTTTCATAATCAGGGTGTTTTGATGAATACTACCTTTGAAAGGTGGAGCAGCTTTAACGAAGCTATGCTAGCTTTAAAAAACGCTTCATTTTTTAATAGACCCTTTGTTTTTTCCAAGCATTTTAATTGGCAGGTGTTCAAAGAGACGATAGAGCAATTTACCATTGGTTTTTCTTTCACTCCAGAATCAATTTTATATGGCATAGTTGGAATTTTTTTTGGATATCTTCTCTTCCAGCTGCTCTCTAGAGGATTGTTTAGGTTAAAAAAAGTCTCTTCTGAAAGCAAAACTACTCATTCATAA
- a CDS encoding hypothetical protein (Product derived from UniProtKB/Trembl:Q6M9S3), with the protein MSIDATPFPAIHYNISQPRREDEKPSIVEKMMELNPRSIIGESNLFFYDSSRKSIGLTDPFKRLIEFLVKIKELDNRAKPGCSLPELNAIFQQTQDQGGLMRKPGAERWDLQDNINLQENRHKLEELFFEVGFVQLKPILESISVEHCLVFGGLMGRMEKRIIATAEHLTKNLDVTGHIFLLGSNRKLGEKEIIAIKEKIKNFDLPKQAFWTHFFDDKEQATEANAFAFLWECIVPEKVKSKFENKVIKVNSTAIGYSFKEREGTRVTTEVTIKDWMSYYKAGENQAVFAVVEQPYIRLLDQLRVTVLTNAKKADWKEVIERISKTTFHFAVVNTEPPLMSVVLDEIGRHVYHLTETLKYLEKLDKTGE; encoded by the coding sequence ATGTCTATAGATGCAACTCCATTCCCAGCTATTCACTACAACATTTCTCAACCCCGAAGAGAAGATGAAAAGCCTTCAATCGTTGAGAAAATGATGGAACTCAATCCACGCTCAATCATCGGTGAATCCAACTTATTTTTCTATGATTCCTCTCGCAAATCGATAGGCTTAACCGATCCATTTAAAAGACTGATTGAATTTCTTGTGAAGATAAAAGAGTTGGATAATCGTGCAAAGCCGGGTTGTTCTTTACCAGAGTTAAATGCTATTTTCCAACAAACGCAAGATCAAGGCGGCTTAATGCGTAAACCAGGGGCTGAAAGGTGGGACCTGCAAGACAATATAAATCTGCAGGAAAACAGACATAAATTAGAGGAACTGTTCTTTGAAGTAGGGTTTGTTCAATTAAAACCTATTCTTGAGTCAATTAGTGTTGAGCACTGTCTTGTCTTTGGTGGGCTTATGGGTCGGATGGAAAAAAGGATCATAGCTACAGCAGAGCATCTGACAAAAAATTTAGATGTCACTGGTCATATTTTTCTTCTTGGATCTAATCGGAAATTAGGAGAAAAAGAAATTATAGCCATCAAAGAAAAAATAAAAAATTTTGATTTGCCAAAGCAAGCCTTCTGGACTCACTTTTTTGACGATAAGGAGCAGGCAACAGAGGCGAATGCTTTTGCATTTTTGTGGGAATGCATTGTACCTGAAAAAGTAAAGTCTAAATTTGAAAATAAAGTGATAAAAGTCAATTCTACAGCTATCGGATATTCTTTTAAGGAACGAGAGGGAACCCGAGTCACCACAGAAGTAACCATTAAAGATTGGATGTCTTACTACAAAGCAGGGGAAAATCAAGCGGTATTTGCTGTGGTCGAGCAACCCTATATTCGCCTATTGGATCAGCTTCGAGTAACCGTTTTAACAAATGCAAAAAAAGCTGATTGGAAAGAGGTAATTGAACGAATTAGCAAAACTACTTTTCATTTTGCAGTTGTCAATACAGAACCTCCACTTATGAGTGTGGTTTTAGACGAAATTGGGCGCCATGTTTATCATTTGACAGAAACGTTAAAATATCTGGAAAAATTGGATAAAACAGGTGAATGA
- a CDS encoding 2-amino-3-ketobutyrate coenzyme A ligase (Product derived from UniProtKB/Swiss-Prot:P0AB79;Gene name derived from UniProtKB/Swiss-Prot:P0AB79;EC number derived from UniProtKB/Swiss-Prot:P0AB79), which translates to MNRQFLENLNTQIQDLKSTGFYKNEREITSAQSSKISIAGGQNVLNFCANNYLGLANHPGIIAAAKKSYDTYGFGLASVRFICGTQTVHHQLEDRISKFLETEATILYPSCFDANGGLFETLFGTEDAIISDELNHASIIDGIRLSKAQRFRYKNNNMEDLEAKLQEAAHCRYKVIATDGVFSMDGIIANLKRITELADSYNTLVMVDDCHAVGFLGENGKGSIEYCDVLGKIDIITGTLGKALGGASGGYTSGRKEIISWLRQRSRPYLFSNTLAPSIAAASIQVLDFIESNHDLRDRLHKNTRYFREHMTKLGFNLIPGEHPIIPVMLGDAKLAQEFATKMLDHNIYVIGFCYPVVPQGKARIRTQMSAAHSQEDLDQAIEAFRIVGKQLNVI; encoded by the coding sequence ATGAACCGACAATTCCTTGAAAATCTAAATACGCAGATTCAAGATCTCAAATCCACAGGTTTTTACAAAAATGAAAGGGAAATTACCTCTGCGCAATCCTCCAAAATAAGCATAGCAGGAGGGCAAAATGTTTTAAACTTTTGTGCTAACAATTACTTAGGCTTAGCCAATCATCCTGGAATCATTGCTGCCGCTAAAAAAAGTTACGATACTTATGGGTTTGGGCTTGCTTCCGTACGTTTTATCTGTGGGACGCAAACGGTACATCATCAGCTAGAAGACCGTATTTCTAAATTTTTAGAAACAGAAGCGACAATTCTTTATCCTTCCTGCTTTGACGCAAATGGGGGTCTATTTGAAACTTTATTTGGCACTGAAGATGCGATTATCAGCGATGAGCTCAACCACGCAAGTATCATTGATGGAATTCGACTCTCTAAAGCGCAGCGTTTCCGTTATAAAAACAATAATATGGAAGATCTTGAGGCAAAGCTGCAAGAGGCTGCCCATTGTCGTTATAAAGTCATTGCCACAGATGGCGTTTTTTCTATGGATGGCATCATTGCCAATTTAAAAAGGATCACGGAACTTGCCGACTCCTACAATACACTGGTCATGGTTGATGATTGCCATGCAGTAGGTTTTTTAGGAGAGAATGGAAAGGGTTCAATTGAATACTGTGATGTTTTAGGTAAAATTGATATCATCACAGGAACTTTAGGGAAGGCTTTGGGAGGTGCTTCAGGAGGCTACACGTCTGGAAGAAAAGAAATTATCTCCTGGCTAAGACAGCGCTCAAGACCCTATCTTTTCTCGAATACTTTAGCTCCAAGTATTGCGGCAGCTTCTATTCAAGTCTTAGATTTTATTGAGTCCAATCATGACTTAAGAGATCGCCTTCATAAAAATACGCGTTATTTTAGAGAACACATGACAAAGCTCGGCTTTAATCTTATCCCTGGAGAACACCCTATTATTCCTGTGATGCTTGGCGACGCTAAACTCGCACAAGAATTTGCTACAAAAATGCTCGATCATAACATTTATGTCATTGGATTTTGCTACCCAGTCGTACCGCAAGGCAAAGCGCGAATTCGCACGCAAATGTCCGCTGCTCATAGCCAAGAAGACTTAGATCAGGCGATAGAGGCATTTAGAATAGTCGGCAAACAATTAAACGTTATTTAG
- a CDS encoding Holliday junction ATP-dependent DNA helicase RuvB (Product derived from UniProtKB/Swiss-Prot:Q6MC67;Gene name derived from UniProtKB/Swiss-Prot:Q6MC67;EC number derived from UniProtKB/Swiss-Prot:Q6MC67): protein MHSNYIESHICQEDVIFETPLRPQSLRDFLGQDQICQRLEVMIDAAKKRQESLGHCLFSGPPGLGKTTLAHILAKSMGSNLVTTTGPIIEKPGDLAGILTNLKDGDILFIDEIHRLNRAVEEYLYSAMEDFVLDLVIDAGPNARSIQVKLNRFTLAGATTRIGLLTAPLRSRFAFTCRLDYYDSHVLKDIVCRASRILDIELDGEEALEIANRSRGTPRIANNLLRWVRDFIQVRAHGKKDLIVVKEALSLLAIDFLGLDEMDKKILEVIIDYHQGGPVGLSTIAAAIGEEPDTIEEVYEPFLIMKGLLERTPRGRKATAQAYHHLNKPHQMSSYAN, encoded by the coding sequence ATGCATAGCAATTATATAGAATCACATATTTGCCAAGAGGATGTCATTTTTGAGACTCCTCTTCGGCCGCAATCATTAAGGGATTTTTTAGGTCAGGATCAAATATGCCAACGCCTTGAAGTCATGATCGATGCGGCCAAGAAAAGGCAGGAAAGCTTAGGCCATTGTCTTTTTAGTGGCCCTCCAGGGCTTGGTAAGACGACGCTTGCTCATATTCTCGCCAAGTCTATGGGCTCTAACCTGGTTACAACAACTGGACCTATCATCGAAAAGCCTGGTGATCTGGCTGGTATTTTAACCAATCTAAAGGACGGAGATATTCTCTTTATTGATGAGATTCATCGCTTGAATCGAGCTGTTGAGGAGTACTTATATTCGGCAATGGAAGACTTTGTCCTCGATCTTGTGATTGATGCAGGGCCAAATGCAAGGTCTATTCAGGTCAAACTTAATAGGTTTACCCTAGCTGGGGCAACAACACGTATTGGGCTTTTAACCGCTCCTCTACGTTCACGCTTTGCTTTTACCTGTCGTTTAGATTACTACGACTCCCATGTTCTAAAGGATATCGTTTGCCGGGCAAGTCGTATTCTAGATATTGAACTGGATGGTGAAGAAGCTTTGGAAATAGCGAATCGATCGAGGGGGACTCCCCGAATTGCTAATAATTTGCTTCGTTGGGTGCGCGATTTTATTCAAGTGCGAGCGCATGGTAAAAAGGATTTGATCGTGGTAAAAGAAGCACTTTCCTTGCTTGCCATCGATTTTTTGGGCCTTGACGAGATGGATAAAAAAATACTTGAAGTAATTATTGACTATCATCAAGGTGGTCCTGTGGGTTTGAGTACAATAGCTGCAGCGATAGGGGAAGAGCCTGACACAATAGAAGAAGTTTATGAGCCATTTTTAATTATGAAAGGTTTATTAGAAAGAACACCACGAGGAAGAAAAGCGACAGCTCAAGCTTACCATCATCTCAATAAACCGCACCAAATGTCTAGTTATGCCAATTAG
- a CDS encoding hypothetical protein (Product derived from UniProtKB/Swiss-Prot:Q9PL60;Gene name derived from UniProtKB/Trembl:M1VBL6;Uncharacterized protein TC_0248) — translation MFFLRKIALSTLALVVPIITYSYAAEDALKSKMYGDLDFIKNTFKIQYTPLEWKATYSGWDLDVEVDRAKSAIALKKNITVKDFQKILKNFLNSTNDYHVSVRFYSTESSTLPLKIKGAEGRYFITHVEQSRLSPVMYPIKEGDELISYNGLPIAAAVREFKEQEIGGTNEYTAQAMAEVYFTNRVGAEGHSVPRGPAMISVKSKDTGKVQAYQIMWNYTPEKIKSPFQKNLVTASLSRAEVLKEKGHLNGPLKEHPLFKKLMLSAHFLNFKSQSPGDLGARRSFVPTLGEKIWESDCFSPYYAYLFETVNGKKIGYLRLPHFVNFEGNLEHFKSIIGFFESSSDALVIDQVDNPGGSLFYLYALVSLLTEQPVFAPRHIISLTQKEIAYAVDVLPLLETIRTDADAQVVIGGAMEGNKVTFQTAQFFLNYLQFLLEEWNQGKITTAPTYLWGIDYIPPNPEVHYTKPILLLINNLDFSGGDFFPAILQDNKRATLFGSQTAGAGGYVLTAAFPNLFGIESFNYTASLAQRHNNQVIENLGVKPDVSYEITVDDLQNNYRGYAEKVLMTLETMLLNN, via the coding sequence ATGTTTTTCCTTAGAAAAATTGCTTTGTCTACATTGGCTTTAGTGGTGCCAATAATCACCTATTCCTATGCTGCTGAAGATGCTTTGAAAAGTAAAATGTATGGCGACTTGGACTTTATTAAAAATACTTTTAAAATCCAGTACACACCACTAGAGTGGAAAGCTACTTACTCAGGTTGGGACCTAGATGTTGAAGTCGATAGGGCAAAATCTGCTATTGCTCTTAAGAAAAACATCACTGTAAAAGATTTTCAAAAAATTTTAAAAAACTTTTTAAATTCTACCAATGACTACCACGTCTCAGTTCGCTTTTATTCAACAGAAAGCTCTACCCTTCCTTTGAAAATCAAAGGGGCTGAGGGACGCTACTTCATTACTCATGTTGAACAATCACGCCTTTCCCCAGTTATGTATCCGATCAAAGAAGGAGATGAGCTGATTTCATATAATGGCTTACCAATAGCAGCAGCTGTTCGCGAGTTTAAAGAGCAAGAGATTGGGGGCACTAATGAGTACACTGCTCAAGCAATGGCCGAGGTTTACTTCACGAATAGAGTTGGTGCTGAAGGTCATAGTGTGCCCAGAGGCCCTGCAATGATTTCTGTAAAAAGTAAGGATACGGGCAAAGTGCAAGCCTATCAGATTATGTGGAATTATACACCGGAGAAAATTAAGAGTCCGTTTCAAAAAAATTTGGTAACGGCTTCATTGAGTCGAGCAGAAGTTTTGAAGGAAAAAGGGCATTTAAACGGTCCTTTAAAAGAACACCCCTTATTTAAAAAGCTGATGCTTTCCGCTCATTTTCTGAATTTTAAAAGTCAAAGTCCTGGTGATCTTGGGGCAAGGCGCAGTTTTGTCCCGACATTAGGCGAGAAAATTTGGGAATCTGATTGTTTTTCTCCTTATTATGCCTATCTTTTTGAAACAGTTAATGGAAAGAAAATTGGTTACCTACGCCTCCCTCATTTTGTGAATTTTGAAGGCAATCTAGAACACTTTAAATCAATAATTGGTTTTTTCGAATCATCCAGTGATGCTCTAGTCATCGATCAGGTCGATAACCCTGGAGGCTCGCTTTTTTATCTCTATGCTCTTGTCTCTTTGCTAACAGAGCAACCTGTCTTCGCTCCACGCCATATTATCTCCTTGACGCAGAAAGAAATCGCTTATGCCGTTGATGTCCTTCCTTTGTTGGAAACTATCCGAACAGATGCAGATGCTCAGGTGGTTATAGGCGGCGCCATGGAAGGTAATAAGGTCACATTTCAGACGGCGCAGTTTTTTTTGAATTACTTGCAATTTTTATTGGAAGAATGGAATCAAGGGAAAATAACTACTGCACCTACCTACCTTTGGGGAATAGATTATATTCCACCGAATCCTGAAGTGCACTACACGAAGCCAATTCTACTTTTGATAAATAATTTGGATTTTTCAGGAGGAGACTTTTTCCCTGCTATCTTACAAGATAACAAGAGAGCCACACTTTTTGGTTCCCAAACAGCTGGCGCTGGGGGCTATGTTTTAACGGCAGCATTTCCTAACTTATTCGGCATTGAGTCTTTCAATTATACGGCTTCATTAGCTCAACGACACAATAATCAAGTGATAGAAAATCTAGGTGTTAAACCTGATGTTTCCTATGAGATTACTGTGGATGATCTCCAGAATAACTACAGAGGCTATGCCGAGAAGGTTTTAATGACTCTTGAGACAATGCTTCTCAATAATTGA
- a CDS encoding Ribosomal large subunit pseudouridine synthase B (Product derived from UniProtKB/Swiss-Prot:P35159;Gene name derived from UniProtKB/Swiss-Prot:P35159;EC number derived from UniProtKB/Swiss-Prot:P35159) yields the protein MKNLIKFLMKKQRLSKILAASGVASRRKCEELIFSGKVKVNGEIALLPQTMVDIDSDEISVGKEMISKIERKVYFLLNKPAGYVCSNNPGPTSKNVLTLFGNIAERLFTVGRLDRETQGLLLITNDGHFANKVIHPSSNISKEYLAKTDKEITHEHLVAISSGTIVEGVFVKPLKVSKVRRGTVKITIAEGKKREVRILLESVGLDVKELTRIRIGGLQLGKLSLGDYRALTPRDIDLIFEKNS from the coding sequence TTGAAAAATTTAATAAAGTTTTTGATGAAAAAGCAACGTTTGAGCAAAATTTTAGCAGCAAGTGGTGTAGCCTCTCGAAGAAAATGTGAAGAGCTTATTTTTTCCGGCAAAGTCAAAGTGAATGGTGAAATTGCACTCCTTCCGCAGACCATGGTTGATATTGACAGTGATGAAATTTCTGTCGGCAAAGAGATGATTTCTAAAATAGAACGAAAAGTATATTTCCTTCTCAATAAGCCTGCTGGATATGTTTGCTCTAATAATCCTGGTCCCACATCTAAAAATGTCCTCACCCTTTTCGGCAATATTGCAGAGCGCCTTTTTACCGTAGGACGCCTTGATCGAGAAACTCAGGGCCTTCTCCTCATTACTAACGATGGCCATTTTGCAAATAAGGTCATTCACCCTTCGAGCAATATTTCCAAGGAGTACTTAGCTAAAACGGATAAAGAAATTACGCATGAGCATCTAGTGGCTATCTCCAGTGGAACTATTGTTGAAGGTGTTTTCGTTAAGCCTCTAAAAGTGTCTAAAGTACGAAGAGGCACAGTGAAAATTACGATTGCTGAAGGCAAAAAACGAGAAGTGCGTATCTTGCTTGAATCTGTTGGGCTTGATGTCAAAGAACTCACACGGATTCGTATTGGCGGCCTTCAGTTGGGTAAACTTTCCCTTGGTGATTACAGAGCATTAACTCCAAGGGACATTGATCTTATTTTTGAAAAGAATAGCTAA
- a CDS encoding L-threonine 3-dehydrogenase (Product derived from UniProtKB/Swiss-Prot:Q6MD15;Gene name derived from UniProtKB/Swiss-Prot:Q6MD15;EC number derived from UniProtKB/Swiss-Prot:Q6MD15): protein MKALVKKERAPGLWMEDVPFPKIKDNEVLIKTLKTSICGTDVHIYKWDAWAQKRVPTPLIIGHEFMGEIAACGSEVKHLRVGQRVSAEGHLTCGQCVNCLKDLKHLCTDVLGLGYDCSGCFAEYFPIPAENVFPLPEFVGDDLAAIFDPFGNAVHTAMSFNLKNEDVLITGAGPIGIMAAMIARHQGARHIVVTDIIDYRLGLAKQMGATCVVDASKENLKHVMKELKIEQGFTVGLEMSGNGQAFHTMLETMLHGGNIALLGILPLGVAIDWDLVIFKMLQIKGIYGREIFKTWHQMTNLIEDNLNLAPIITHRFPVDDFQKGFDAMLSGHCGKVILDWS from the coding sequence ATGAAAGCATTAGTAAAAAAGGAAAGAGCGCCAGGTCTGTGGATGGAAGATGTTCCTTTCCCAAAAATCAAAGACAATGAAGTTCTTATTAAAACACTGAAAACGTCGATCTGTGGAACGGACGTTCATATCTACAAGTGGGATGCATGGGCTCAAAAACGTGTCCCCACTCCGCTTATTATTGGCCACGAATTTATGGGCGAAATTGCGGCATGTGGCAGCGAAGTAAAACACTTACGTGTTGGTCAAAGAGTAAGCGCTGAAGGGCATCTTACATGTGGCCAATGCGTCAACTGTCTAAAGGATCTCAAGCATCTATGCACAGACGTTTTAGGCCTTGGATATGATTGTTCAGGTTGTTTTGCAGAATATTTTCCCATCCCAGCAGAAAACGTATTTCCACTACCCGAATTCGTCGGTGATGATCTCGCTGCGATATTCGATCCTTTTGGCAATGCTGTACACACTGCAATGTCGTTCAACCTTAAAAATGAAGATGTGCTCATTACAGGAGCTGGCCCTATCGGGATCATGGCAGCAATGATTGCTCGCCATCAGGGAGCGCGCCATATTGTAGTGACAGATATAATTGACTATCGCTTAGGCCTTGCCAAACAAATGGGCGCCACATGTGTCGTGGATGCCTCTAAGGAAAATTTAAAACATGTGATGAAAGAACTAAAGATTGAACAGGGATTTACCGTAGGTTTAGAAATGTCTGGAAACGGCCAAGCATTTCATACGATGCTTGAAACAATGTTACATGGTGGAAATATAGCTTTACTCGGGATTCTTCCTCTAGGTGTTGCTATTGACTGGGATCTTGTTATCTTTAAAATGCTGCAAATTAAAGGCATTTATGGCCGTGAAATTTTCAAAACATGGCACCAAATGACAAATTTAATTGAAGATAACCTTAACTTGGCGCCTATCATTACACACCGATTTCCTGTTGATGATTTCCAAAAAGGCTTCGATGCAATGCTTTCCGGCCACTGTGGGAAGGTTATTTTAGATTGGAGTTAA
- a CDS encoding Uncharacterized protein (Product derived from UniProtKB/Trembl:F8KYX9) → MNRFPDPLQLPKEVPIARQERVEVLVRSSTRGIIARLLVATVELVASVAFGSAALFMDALATAIDIATSIFLIFSFKFADRPPDRNHPFGHGRLEPLAGLQLGILLVVVGVGMAAYQFSNAVTEEHVLISPYLWIIPLGATVLFEICYQFMMRSANKQHSPALAADAWHYRVDGVTSLVAAIALILVAFLPNWGILIDHLGASFISIMMVVTGAKAARKNLNQLIDAIPEEGFFEKVKCAAMRVNGVFATEKIRIQHYGPDAHVNIDIEVEPALTVEKAHEISQQVRVEIQKEWPFVRDVIVHIEPYYPNDH, encoded by the coding sequence ATGAATCGTTTTCCTGATCCCCTTCAACTTCCCAAAGAAGTTCCTATTGCAAGACAGGAGAGGGTTGAAGTCCTTGTTAGATCTTCGACAAGAGGGATTATCGCACGCTTGTTAGTTGCGACAGTCGAGCTCGTTGCTAGTGTCGCTTTTGGGAGTGCGGCTCTTTTCATGGATGCTTTGGCTACTGCGATTGATATTGCCACAAGCATTTTCTTAATTTTTTCTTTTAAGTTTGCTGATCGTCCGCCAGATAGAAATCATCCTTTTGGTCATGGCCGCCTCGAACCTCTAGCGGGTTTGCAGCTAGGGATTTTATTGGTTGTTGTTGGGGTTGGCATGGCTGCTTATCAATTTTCCAATGCCGTAACGGAGGAGCACGTTTTAATCAGCCCTTATCTTTGGATTATTCCTCTCGGAGCTACGGTTTTATTTGAAATCTGCTATCAGTTCATGATGAGATCAGCAAACAAGCAGCATAGCCCAGCACTTGCGGCGGATGCTTGGCATTACCGTGTTGATGGGGTAACGAGTTTAGTGGCTGCTATTGCCTTAATCCTAGTGGCTTTTTTACCGAATTGGGGCATTTTAATTGACCACCTGGGGGCTTCTTTTATTTCCATTATGATGGTCGTTACAGGAGCAAAAGCTGCCCGAAAAAATCTCAATCAGCTGATCGACGCAATTCCAGAAGAGGGATTTTTTGAGAAAGTGAAGTGCGCTGCCATGAGGGTAAATGGGGTTTTCGCAACGGAAAAAATTCGCATTCAGCATTATGGTCCAGATGCCCATGTGAATATTGATATTGAAGTTGAGCCTGCGCTAACAGTAGAAAAAGCGCACGAAATAAGCCAGCAAGTTCGCGTGGAAATCCAAAAAGAATGGCCTTTTGTGCGTGATGTCATCGTCCATATAGAACCTTATTATCCTAATGATCATTGA